A stretch of Ammospiza caudacuta isolate bAmmCau1 chromosome 18, bAmmCau1.pri, whole genome shotgun sequence DNA encodes these proteins:
- the UNG gene encoding uracil-DNA glycosylase: MIGQRTLHSFFSPAPAKKRGRSPEPDGDSEVSAAKKAKESGGNASPALSAEQQERIRRNKEAARQLLAERNVPPGFGDSWRRQLAGEFSKPYFVELMAFVAEERKRYTVYPPPEQVFTWTQMCDIWDVKVVILGQDPYHGPKQAHGLCFSVQKPVPPPPSLENIYKELSEDIEGFTHPGHGDLTGWAKQGVLLLNAVLTVRAHQATSHKERGWEQFTDAVVSWLNKNLHGLVFMLWGAYAQRKGSSIDRKRHHVLQTVHPSPLSVNRGFFGCRHFSKTNEFLRKSGKKPIDWKAL, from the exons ATGATCGGGCAGAGGACGCTGCACTCCTTCTTCAGCCCCGCGCCGGCCAAGAAGCGCGGGCGGTCCCCGGAGCCGGACGGCGATTCTGAG GTGAGCGCCGCCAAGAAGGCGAAGGAATCCGGCGGTAACGCGAGCCCGGCGCTGAGCGCGGAGCAGCAGGAGCGCATCCGCAGGAACAAGGAGGCGGCGCGGCAGCTGCTGGCGGAGCGGAACGTGCCCCCGGGCTTCGGCGACAGCTGGCGGCGGCAGCTGGCCGGGGAGTTCTCCAAGCCCTACTTCGTGGAG cTGATGGCGTTCGTGGCCGAGGAGAGGAAGCGCTACACGGTGTATCCGCCCCCCGAGCAGGTCTTCACCTGGACGCAGATGTGCGACATCTGGGAT GTAAAGGTTGTTATTTTGGGACAAGATCCATACCATGGACCCAAGCAAGCTCATGGGCTCTGCTTCAGTGTCCAGAAACCTGTTCCACCTCCCCCCAG CTTGGAGAATATTTACAAGGAGCTGTCTGAGGACATTGAGGGCTTCACCCACCCTGGCCATGGGGACCTGACGGGCTGGGCCAAGCAAG gggtgctgctgctgaacgCGGTGCTGACGGTTCGGGCTCACCAGGCCACGTCCCAcaaggagaggggctgggagcagttCACGGATGCTGTGGTGTCCTGGCTCAACAAGAACCTGCACGGGCTCGTCTTCATGCTCTGGGGAGCCTATGCCCAGAGGAAAGGCAGCTCCATCGACAGG aagCGTCACCACGTCCTGCAGACCGTTCATCCCTCACCCCTCTCTGTCAACAGAGGGTTCTTTGGCTGCCGGCACTTCTCCAAGACCAATGAATTCCTCAGGAAATCTGGGAAGAAGCCCATTGACTGGAAAGCactctga
- the ALKBH2 gene encoding DNA oxidative demethylase ALKBH2 gives MDAFVVKLPRGPAGDGGGSGGKRPRLEEPGPERPPPREIRAEGLSCDYRILFGKAEADEIFQELEKEVEYFEDEMTKLQVFGTWHKIPRKKVTYGDPGLSYTYSGVTFHPKPWIPVLTRIRERVTSETGHAFNFVLINRYKDGLDHIGEHRDDEKELVPLSPIASVSFGACRDFVFRRRGRGRGGAAGPGRICLQLAHGSLLLMKHPTNVHWYHSLPPRRRVLAPRVNLTFRNVLPASQRGNVQPRGPLALKSEVLVPAGTVDSSIPAGEFWIHLLVHHLMDKI, from the exons ATGGACGCGTTCGTGGTCAAACTGCCCCGCGGGCCGGCGGGGGatggcggcggcagcggcgggaaGAGGCCGCGGCTGGAGGAGCCTGGCCCGGagcggccgccgccgcgggaGATCCGCGCCGAGGGGCTCAGCTGTGATTACCGCATCCTCTTCGGCAAGGCCGAGGCGGACGAGAtcttccaggagctggagaaggaggtCGAGTATTTCGAAG ATGAGATGACAAAGCTGCAGGTGTTTGGCACGTGGCACAAGATTCCCAGGAAGAAGGTGACCTATGGAGACCCTGGCCTGTCCTACACTTACTCAGGGGTCACGTTCCACCCCAAGCCCTGGATCCCGGTGCTGACCCGGATCCGGGAGCGCGTCACCTCAGAGACGGGACACGCCTTCAACTTCGTCCTCATCAACAG GTACAAAGACGGCCTGGACCACATCGGGGAGCACCGTGACGACGAGAAGGAGCTGGTTCCCCTCAGCCCCATCGCCTCGGTGTCCTTCGGAGCCTGCCGGGATTTCGTGTTCCGGCGCCGGGGCCGAGGCCGGGGAGGAGCTGCGGGCCCGGGGAGGATCTGCCTGCAGCTGGCCCACGGCAGCCTGCTCCTCATGAAACACCCCACCAACGTGCACTGGTACCACAGCCTGCCCCCACGCAGGAGGGTGCTGGCCCCCCGGGTCAACCTCACCTTCAGGAACGTCCTGCCCGCGTCCCAGAGGGGAAACGTTCAGCCACGGGGGCCTTTGG CTCTGAAAAGTGAGGTTTTAGTTCCTGCTGGAACTGTGGATTCATCTATTCCAGCAGGTGAATTCTGGATTCACCTCCTGGTCCATCACCTAATGGacaaaatttaa
- the USP30 gene encoding ubiquitin carboxyl-terminal hydrolase 30 isoform X3 yields MRSWGVLGGAAAALAAGIYVLWGPISGRKRRRRGLVPGLLNLGNTCFMNSLLQGLSSCPSFIRWLEEFTAQYRTEQEQPQEQPQHLSVTLLQLLRALSCQEVPEDDVLDASCLLEVLRMNRWQISSFEEQDAHELFHVLTSSLEDERDRQPRVTHLFDVHSLEQPEIIQKQISCRTRGCLPPVSNHWKSQHPFHGRLTSNMVCKHCEHQSPVRFDTFDSLSLSIPAAVWGRPMTLDHCLHHFISSESVKDVVCDNCTKIQAQGILNGQSIENQRTTFVKQLKLGKLPQCLCIHLQRLSWSNQGTPLKRHEHVQFNEFLVMDIYKYRVPGPKSCQEQLSQKNPEETTPGIRDGRAGKPSDAEQPAGTKPLFMNGASSSSSSSSPSFLMSPGSFPLAAFPECR; encoded by the exons ATGCGGAGCTGGGGGGTGCTcgggggcgcggcggcggcgctggcggCCGGGATTTATGTGCTGTGGGGCCCCATCAGCGGCAGGAAACGGCGGCGGAGAG GGCTTGTGCCAGGCCTGCTGAACCTGGGCAACACGTGTTTCATGaattccctgctgcagggcctgtCCTCCTGCCCCTCGTTCATCAGGTGGCTGGAGGAGTTCACAGCCCAGTACAGGacggagcaggagcagccccaggagcagccccagcacctctcagtgactctgctgcagctcctcagag ctctgtcgTGCCAGGAGGTGCCAGAGGACGACGTCCTGGATGccagctgcctgctggaggtgctCAGGATGAACAGGTGGCAGATCTCCTCCTTTGAGGAGCAG GATGCCCACGAGCTGTTCCATGTCCTGACCTCTTCCCTGGAGGACGAGCGGGATCGTCAGCCCCGTGTGACCCATCTGTTTGATGTGCATTCTCTGGAG CAGCCAGAAATAATCCAAAAGCAAATAAGCTGCAGAACAAGAG GATGTCTTCCCCCTGTGTCCAACCACTGGAAATCCCAGCACCCTTTCCATGGAAGGCTGACCAGCAACATGGTCTGCAAACACTGTGAGCACCAG AGCCCTGTGAGGTTTGACACCTTTGACAGCCTCTCCCTGAGCAttccagcagctgtgtgg GGTCGTCCCATGACACTGGACCATTGCCTCCATCACTTCATCTCCTCAGAGTCTGTCAAGGATGTTGTGTGTGACAACTGCACCAAA ATCCAGGCACAAGGAATTCTGAATGGACAGAGCATAGAAAACCAGAGAACAACATTTGTTAAGCAATTAAAGTTAGGAAAG CTGCCCCAGTGTTTGTGCATCCACCTGCAAAGGCTGAGCTGGTCAAACCAAGGCACTCCCCTGAAGAGACACGAACACGTCCAGTTCAACGAGTTCCTGGTCATGGACATCTACAAATATCGAGTTCCTGGTCCCAaatcctgccaggagcagctcagccagaaAAACCCTGAGGAGACAACCCCTGGAATAAGGgatgggagagcagggaaaccTTCAG ATGCAGAACAACCAGCTGGTACCAAACCTCTCTTCATGAATggtgcctcctcttcctcctcctcctcctctccctcattTTTAATGTCCCCAGGAAGTTTCCCACTTGCTGCATTCCCTGAGTGCAG GTGA
- the USP30 gene encoding ubiquitin carboxyl-terminal hydrolase 30 isoform X2 yields the protein MRSWGVLGGAAAALAAGIYVLWGPISGRKRRRRGLVPGLLNLGNTCFMNSLLQGLSSCPSFIRWLEEFTAQYRTEQEQPQEQPQHLSVTLLQLLRALSCQEVPEDDVLDASCLLEVLRMNRWQISSFEEQDAHELFHVLTSSLEDERDRQPRVTHLFDVHSLEQPEIIQKQISCRTRGCLPPVSNHWKSQHPFHGRLTSNMVCKHCEHQSPVRFDTFDSLSLSIPAAVWGRPMTLDHCLHHFISSESVKDVVCDNCTKIQAQGILNGQSIENQRTTFVKQLKLGKLPQCLCIHLQRLSWSNQGTPLKRHEHVQFNEFLVMDIYKYRVPGPKSCQEQLSQKNPEETTPGIRDGRAGKPSDAEQPAGTKPLFMNGASSSSSSSSPSFLMSPGSFPLAAFPECSFFRATLYLMNSQCCPKLGGVPTSSGEAPNHPKQEW from the exons ATGCGGAGCTGGGGGGTGCTcgggggcgcggcggcggcgctggcggCCGGGATTTATGTGCTGTGGGGCCCCATCAGCGGCAGGAAACGGCGGCGGAGAG GGCTTGTGCCAGGCCTGCTGAACCTGGGCAACACGTGTTTCATGaattccctgctgcagggcctgtCCTCCTGCCCCTCGTTCATCAGGTGGCTGGAGGAGTTCACAGCCCAGTACAGGacggagcaggagcagccccaggagcagccccagcacctctcagtgactctgctgcagctcctcagag ctctgtcgTGCCAGGAGGTGCCAGAGGACGACGTCCTGGATGccagctgcctgctggaggtgctCAGGATGAACAGGTGGCAGATCTCCTCCTTTGAGGAGCAG GATGCCCACGAGCTGTTCCATGTCCTGACCTCTTCCCTGGAGGACGAGCGGGATCGTCAGCCCCGTGTGACCCATCTGTTTGATGTGCATTCTCTGGAG CAGCCAGAAATAATCCAAAAGCAAATAAGCTGCAGAACAAGAG GATGTCTTCCCCCTGTGTCCAACCACTGGAAATCCCAGCACCCTTTCCATGGAAGGCTGACCAGCAACATGGTCTGCAAACACTGTGAGCACCAG AGCCCTGTGAGGTTTGACACCTTTGACAGCCTCTCCCTGAGCAttccagcagctgtgtgg GGTCGTCCCATGACACTGGACCATTGCCTCCATCACTTCATCTCCTCAGAGTCTGTCAAGGATGTTGTGTGTGACAACTGCACCAAA ATCCAGGCACAAGGAATTCTGAATGGACAGAGCATAGAAAACCAGAGAACAACATTTGTTAAGCAATTAAAGTTAGGAAAG CTGCCCCAGTGTTTGTGCATCCACCTGCAAAGGCTGAGCTGGTCAAACCAAGGCACTCCCCTGAAGAGACACGAACACGTCCAGTTCAACGAGTTCCTGGTCATGGACATCTACAAATATCGAGTTCCTGGTCCCAaatcctgccaggagcagctcagccagaaAAACCCTGAGGAGACAACCCCTGGAATAAGGgatgggagagcagggaaaccTTCAG ATGCAGAACAACCAGCTGGTACCAAACCTCTCTTCATGAATggtgcctcctcttcctcctcctcctcctctccctcattTTTAATGTCCCCAGGAAGTTTCCCACTTGCTGCATTCCCTGAGTGCAG TTTTTTTAGGGCAACTTTGTACCTCATGAATTCACAGTGCTGCCCAAAGCTCGGGGGTGTTCCCACTTCCTCAGGAGAGGCTCCAAACCATCCAAAGCAGGAGTGGTAA
- the USP30 gene encoding ubiquitin carboxyl-terminal hydrolase 30 isoform X1, which yields MRSWGVLGGAAAALAAGIYVLWGPISGRKRRRRGLVPGLLNLGNTCFMNSLLQGLSSCPSFIRWLEEFTAQYRTEQEQPQEQPQHLSVTLLQLLRALSCQEVPEDDVLDASCLLEVLRMNRWQISSFEEQDAHELFHVLTSSLEDERDRQPRVTHLFDVHSLEQPEIIQKQISCRTRGCLPPVSNHWKSQHPFHGRLTSNMVCKHCEHQSPVRFDTFDSLSLSIPAAVWGRPMTLDHCLHHFISSESVKDVVCDNCTKIQAQGILNGQSIENQRTTFVKQLKLGKLPQCLCIHLQRLSWSNQGTPLKRHEHVQFNEFLVMDIYKYRVPGPKSCQEQLSQKNPEETTPGIRDGRAGKPSDAEQPAGTKPLFMNGASSSSSSSSPSFLMSPGSFPLAAFPECRAPLYLYRLMAVVVHHGDMHSGHFVTFRRAPGARGSQWLWISDESVRRASLHEVLAASAYLLFYERVHGRGQPQSPAQS from the exons ATGCGGAGCTGGGGGGTGCTcgggggcgcggcggcggcgctggcggCCGGGATTTATGTGCTGTGGGGCCCCATCAGCGGCAGGAAACGGCGGCGGAGAG GGCTTGTGCCAGGCCTGCTGAACCTGGGCAACACGTGTTTCATGaattccctgctgcagggcctgtCCTCCTGCCCCTCGTTCATCAGGTGGCTGGAGGAGTTCACAGCCCAGTACAGGacggagcaggagcagccccaggagcagccccagcacctctcagtgactctgctgcagctcctcagag ctctgtcgTGCCAGGAGGTGCCAGAGGACGACGTCCTGGATGccagctgcctgctggaggtgctCAGGATGAACAGGTGGCAGATCTCCTCCTTTGAGGAGCAG GATGCCCACGAGCTGTTCCATGTCCTGACCTCTTCCCTGGAGGACGAGCGGGATCGTCAGCCCCGTGTGACCCATCTGTTTGATGTGCATTCTCTGGAG CAGCCAGAAATAATCCAAAAGCAAATAAGCTGCAGAACAAGAG GATGTCTTCCCCCTGTGTCCAACCACTGGAAATCCCAGCACCCTTTCCATGGAAGGCTGACCAGCAACATGGTCTGCAAACACTGTGAGCACCAG AGCCCTGTGAGGTTTGACACCTTTGACAGCCTCTCCCTGAGCAttccagcagctgtgtgg GGTCGTCCCATGACACTGGACCATTGCCTCCATCACTTCATCTCCTCAGAGTCTGTCAAGGATGTTGTGTGTGACAACTGCACCAAA ATCCAGGCACAAGGAATTCTGAATGGACAGAGCATAGAAAACCAGAGAACAACATTTGTTAAGCAATTAAAGTTAGGAAAG CTGCCCCAGTGTTTGTGCATCCACCTGCAAAGGCTGAGCTGGTCAAACCAAGGCACTCCCCTGAAGAGACACGAACACGTCCAGTTCAACGAGTTCCTGGTCATGGACATCTACAAATATCGAGTTCCTGGTCCCAaatcctgccaggagcagctcagccagaaAAACCCTGAGGAGACAACCCCTGGAATAAGGgatgggagagcagggaaaccTTCAG ATGCAGAACAACCAGCTGGTACCAAACCTCTCTTCATGAATggtgcctcctcttcctcctcctcctcctctccctcattTTTAATGTCCCCAGGAAGTTTCCCACTTGCTGCATTCCCTGAGTGCAG GGCCCCGCTGTACCTGTACCGCCTGATGGCCGTGGTGGTTCACCACGGGGACATGCACTCGGGACACTTCGTCACCTTCCGGCGCGCGCCGGGCGCCCGCGGCAGCCAGTGGCTCTGGATCTCGGACGAGTCGGTGCGCAGGGCCAGCCTGCACGAGGTGCTGGCAGCCAGCGCCTACCTGCTGTTCTACGAGCGCGTGCACGGCCGGGGCCAGCCCCAGAGCCCGGCCCAGAGCTGA